The following are encoded in a window of Solidesulfovibrio magneticus RS-1 genomic DNA:
- a CDS encoding ATP-binding cassette domain-containing protein: protein MLHARVVKRLPHFTLEAEIRCPAGCVTVLTGPSGSGKSTLLRLLAGLDDPDEGVIGLGDTVWRDTAAGVRLPARRRDIGLVFQEYSLFPHMTLARNVAYAAVDAGYADELLALFGIIHLAGAKPAAMSGGERQRGAICQALARRPRALLLDEPFSALDAATRLALRAQLLKVRDRFGIPIVHVTHDLAEAAQLGDAIVSINQGRLDPDWFDRQLDVHLREQGALLARRGIDWAGSGPGPIGKEGGATTVGRGEERPARKPTLASTGGGSLPTPGRPRREDQAV from the coding sequence ATGTTGCACGCCAGGGTCGTCAAACGGCTGCCGCACTTTACCCTTGAAGCGGAAATCCGCTGCCCGGCCGGGTGCGTCACGGTCCTGACCGGGCCTTCGGGGTCGGGCAAGAGCACCTTGCTGCGGCTCTTGGCCGGCCTCGACGACCCGGACGAAGGCGTCATCGGCCTTGGCGACACCGTCTGGCGCGACACGGCGGCCGGGGTGCGGCTGCCGGCCCGGCGACGCGACATTGGCCTGGTCTTCCAGGAGTATTCGCTCTTTCCCCACATGACGTTGGCCCGAAACGTGGCCTATGCCGCCGTGGACGCCGGCTACGCCGACGAGCTGTTGGCGCTTTTTGGCATCATCCACCTGGCCGGGGCCAAGCCGGCGGCCATGTCCGGGGGCGAACGCCAGCGCGGGGCCATTTGTCAGGCCCTGGCCCGCCGGCCCCGGGCGCTGCTCCTGGACGAACCCTTCTCGGCCCTGGACGCGGCCACCCGTCTGGCCCTTCGCGCCCAGCTCCTGAAGGTGCGGGATCGCTTCGGCATCCCCATCGTCCACGTCACCCACGATCTGGCTGAAGCGGCCCAGCTTGGCGACGCCATCGTGTCCATCAATCAGGGTCGCCTGGACCCGGACTGGTTCGACCGCCAGCTCGACGTCCACCTGCGGGAGCAGGGGGCGCTGCTCGCCCGGCGCGGCATTGACTGGGCCGGCAGCGGCCCTGGGCCCATCGGCAAGGAGGGCGGCGCGACGACGGTGGGGCGTGGCGAGGAGCGGCCGGCCCGCAAGCCGACGCTGGCATCGACGGGGGGCGGGAGCCTTCCAACGCCCGGGCGTCCCCGCCGGGAAGACCAGGCTGTTTGA